In Zunongwangia profunda SM-A87, the following proteins share a genomic window:
- a CDS encoding outer membrane beta-barrel protein → MKFYLFIAFLFITAISSSQEFEMTGKVLDPEGNPLESATVYVEKPSDSTLVTYTISESKGNFTLSGSSKEKQLNLLVSYAGFKPFKKVVEVKEGTQNVGELKLELQDNQLGEVTVVAARPPLTLKKDTLEFNADSFKTRQNANLEELLEKLPGVEVNSDGAITINGKPVSSIKVNGKEFFGDDPQIATKNLPKEIIEKIQVSNQKTRSEEFTGKAGDPDNKTINITLKEDKNKGYFARGTAGGGTDGRYELSGIGNIFKDDMRLSILASSNNINSSGFSFDEVYGMMGGSGARSVFGGGGGGGITKAETAGANYTNEWNDKYELNGDYFFGRNDTRQETSIQRQNILPDRTFFLNSESFSDLVNDNHRANARFEIEFDTLTQLSISPRFTANTGFSERGSSSERLSEDGELVNNSLTSESEDIFSNSFSNNIDFVKRFGARGAYLQLEFRNAYDTQENDNYFYSESFDYRDGEEIARIQDQYIDEDANSENYSFGVSQRSVLSEDLFLDLSYNFSSNHDENQRFVYEADDNGNYTVINDTLSSDFEVKSRQHRPNAGINFEGDVWRIDTNIGLLNTTLENNNFLSETSFNNTFNNLYVRARVRYEVERSKSLSIDYSTDANVPSLRQLQPVVDRTNPNNIITGNPNLRPSYSHNIRAGYRNFDFSKRSGIFSYFNMNFTEKSVVARTITDTTDLSRTTTYTNVDGVMSASLGIFYNKQKKNENKEFRYRLSLNANYNKNVGFSNGVQFDSENISVSPSVMLTYAIDDIIELNPSIGIDYNNSHYSISTLNEQEFVNQRAGLEVTTYWPKNIVFGNDISYNKFGNVSSEFDNTSILWITSLGYQFWEEKANIKLKVYDVLDQVINTRRQIGDDYIQDTNNLVLTQYAMLSFTYNLKNFGGQSFGGRGGRRSPPPPGR, encoded by the coding sequence ATGAAATTTTATCTTTTTATCGCGTTTCTTTTTATTACCGCGATAAGCTCTTCTCAGGAGTTTGAAATGACTGGGAAAGTTTTGGACCCAGAAGGGAATCCGCTTGAATCTGCAACTGTGTATGTAGAGAAGCCCTCGGATAGCACTTTAGTAACTTATACTATTTCAGAATCAAAAGGAAACTTTACACTTTCAGGAAGTTCTAAAGAAAAGCAATTAAACCTGTTGGTATCATATGCCGGTTTTAAACCATTTAAAAAAGTTGTAGAAGTTAAAGAAGGAACTCAAAATGTTGGGGAACTTAAATTAGAACTTCAGGATAATCAATTAGGGGAAGTAACGGTTGTTGCTGCCCGCCCACCTTTAACTTTAAAGAAAGATACCTTAGAGTTTAATGCTGATAGTTTTAAAACCAGGCAAAATGCAAACCTGGAAGAATTACTGGAGAAACTTCCTGGAGTAGAAGTGAATTCAGATGGTGCAATTACAATTAACGGGAAACCGGTATCGAGCATTAAGGTGAATGGCAAAGAATTCTTTGGTGACGATCCGCAGATCGCGACAAAAAATCTTCCCAAAGAGATCATAGAAAAAATTCAGGTGTCGAATCAAAAAACCAGGTCTGAAGAATTTACCGGAAAAGCAGGAGACCCAGACAATAAAACCATAAATATTACCCTTAAAGAGGATAAGAATAAAGGCTATTTTGCCAGAGGGACTGCCGGGGGTGGTACAGATGGTAGATATGAGCTTAGTGGTATCGGGAATATTTTTAAAGATGATATGCGTCTTAGTATTCTTGCAAGTTCTAACAACATCAATAGTTCTGGGTTTAGTTTTGATGAAGTTTACGGAATGATGGGAGGATCTGGAGCGCGTTCTGTTTTTGGTGGAGGCGGAGGTGGTGGTATTACCAAAGCTGAAACTGCCGGAGCAAATTATACGAATGAGTGGAATGATAAATATGAACTTAATGGAGACTATTTTTTCGGAAGAAATGATACCAGGCAAGAAACATCTATCCAAAGGCAAAATATTCTACCAGACCGTACATTCTTCCTTAATTCTGAGAGCTTTAGTGATCTTGTAAACGATAACCATCGTGCAAATGCAAGGTTCGAAATAGAATTCGATACCCTAACGCAACTTTCCATTTCTCCAAGATTTACAGCAAATACAGGATTTTCTGAAAGAGGAAGTTCCTCAGAACGATTAAGCGAAGATGGGGAGTTGGTAAATAATTCATTAACATCAGAATCTGAAGATATTTTTAGTAATAGCTTTAGTAATAATATCGATTTTGTGAAGCGATTTGGAGCCCGTGGAGCTTATCTTCAATTAGAGTTCCGTAACGCTTACGATACTCAGGAAAATGATAATTATTTTTATTCAGAAAGTTTCGATTATCGAGACGGAGAAGAAATTGCCAGAATTCAGGATCAATACATCGATGAAGATGCAAATAGTGAGAATTACTCTTTTGGAGTATCCCAACGTAGTGTATTATCAGAAGATTTATTTTTAGATCTTTCTTACAACTTTTCTTCTAATCATGACGAGAATCAGCGTTTTGTTTACGAGGCTGATGATAACGGAAATTATACGGTGATCAATGATACCTTAAGTAGTGATTTTGAAGTGAAAAGCAGGCAACATAGGCCAAACGCAGGAATTAATTTTGAAGGAGATGTATGGAGAATAGATACTAATATAGGGCTGTTAAATACAACTTTAGAGAACAATAATTTCCTATCTGAAACATCTTTTAATAATACATTTAATAATTTGTACGTGAGAGCACGAGTGCGATATGAAGTAGAACGATCTAAAAGTCTATCCATAGATTACTCTACAGATGCTAATGTGCCTTCATTAAGGCAGTTGCAACCTGTGGTAGATCGTACCAACCCTAACAATATTATTACGGGTAATCCTAACTTAAGGCCTTCTTACAGCCATAATATTAGAGCTGGTTACCGTAATTTCGATTTCTCTAAGCGTAGCGGAATATTTAGTTATTTCAATATGAATTTTACGGAAAAGAGTGTTGTAGCAAGAACAATTACAGATACAACAGACCTTTCCAGAACCACCACTTATACTAACGTGGATGGTGTGATGTCGGCTTCGCTTGGTATTTTTTATAATAAACAGAAGAAAAACGAAAACAAAGAGTTTAGATATCGATTATCATTAAATGCAAATTATAACAAGAATGTAGGATTTTCGAATGGGGTGCAGTTCGATTCAGAAAATATAAGTGTTAGTCCGTCAGTAATGCTTACGTATGCTATAGATGATATTATTGAGCTTAATCCAAGTATTGGTATTGATTATAATAATTCACATTATAGCATAAGTACACTTAACGAGCAAGAATTTGTCAATCAGCGTGCCGGATTGGAAGTAACTACCTACTGGCCTAAGAATATAGTTTTTGGAAATGATATTTCTTATAATAAATTTGGAAATGTTTCTTCTGAATTTGACAATACCTCGATCTTATGGATCACTAGTTTAGGTTACCAGTTTTGGGAGGAGAAAGCCAATATCAAATTGAAGGTTTATGATGTTTTAGACCAGGTGATCAATACAAGAAGACAAATTGGTGACGATTATATCCAGGATACTAATAATTTAGTGCTTACACAGTATGCGATGTTAAGTTTTACCTACAATCTAAAGAATTTTGGTGGACAAAGCTTTGGAGGAAGAGGGGGTAGAAGATCGCCACCACCGCCAGGAAGATAG
- a CDS encoding TPM domain-containing protein: MLQFNKKISGLSLLLLLISFVGYAQRDIPPKPSKETAVYDGANLLTSSEEQRLTQKLINYADTTSTQIVIATIKSLQGEYAGTYATHWAEDWGIGMDGKDNGLFILVAEKERKIQIQTGYGLEPYMTDANTYQIINNIILPEFKKGDYYTGLDNGTTAVFEVLAGTFKGVPQPRGGSGNSAKPIAIFIVVFIIIIISLIGKSRGGGRGGGRRGRSTLMDAIILSSLGRGSFGGGGFGGSSGGGGGGGGGFGGGFGGGGFGGGGAGGSW, from the coding sequence ATGCTACAATTCAACAAAAAGATTAGCGGCTTAAGTCTATTATTATTACTTATTAGTTTTGTGGGATATGCCCAAAGGGATATTCCGCCAAAACCAAGTAAAGAAACAGCAGTTTACGACGGAGCGAATCTTTTAACTTCTTCAGAAGAACAACGCCTTACCCAAAAGCTAATTAATTACGCTGATACCACATCTACCCAAATTGTAATTGCTACCATAAAATCGTTACAGGGAGAGTATGCAGGAACTTATGCAACGCACTGGGCCGAAGACTGGGGCATAGGAATGGATGGGAAGGACAATGGTCTTTTCATACTTGTTGCCGAAAAGGAACGTAAAATCCAGATACAAACTGGTTATGGTTTAGAGCCTTACATGACCGACGCCAATACTTATCAAATCATCAATAATATTATTTTACCTGAATTTAAAAAGGGTGATTACTATACTGGTTTAGATAATGGCACTACAGCAGTTTTTGAGGTTTTGGCCGGTACTTTTAAAGGCGTACCCCAACCACGTGGCGGTTCAGGAAATTCTGCCAAGCCTATTGCTATTTTTATTGTCGTTTTTATCATCATAATCATTTCACTTATTGGTAAAAGTCGCGGTGGCGGCAGGGGCGGTGGTCGTCGTGGTCGTAGCACCCTTATGGATGCCATTATTTTAAGTTCTCTTGGTCGTGGCAGCTTTGGCGGCGGCGGATTTGGAGGCAGCTCTGGCGGCGGAGGCGGCGGAGGCGGCGGATTTGGAGGCGGCTTCGGCGGTGGTGGATTTGGTGGTGGTGGAGCCGGTGGAAGCTGGTAA
- a CDS encoding TPM domain-containing protein — protein MSRKDFSLKTKDENEIVEAIRTAEKSTSGEIRVHLEKSSGSQDIFERAMEVFHQLKMDNTKEENGVLIYVAMEDRNFVIYGDKGINDKVEDDFWESTKDVILNHFKKGNFKQGLVDGILMAGEQLKRHFPWQEDDENELSDQISKG, from the coding sequence ATGAGCCGTAAAGACTTTTCTTTAAAGACTAAGGATGAAAATGAAATCGTAGAAGCAATAAGAACTGCTGAAAAAAGCACCTCTGGAGAAATTCGCGTTCATCTTGAAAAATCTTCAGGATCACAGGATATTTTTGAACGTGCCATGGAGGTTTTCCATCAATTAAAAATGGATAACACTAAAGAAGAAAACGGTGTCTTAATTTATGTGGCTATGGAAGATCGCAACTTTGTCATTTATGGCGATAAAGGCATCAACGATAAAGTAGAAGATGATTTCTGGGAAAGCACAAAGGATGTTATTCTAAATCATTTTAAAAAAGGAAACTTTAAACAGGGACTTGTCGACGGAATTTTAATGGCCGGTGAGCAGTTAAAAAGACATTTTCCCTGGCAGGAAGATGACGAGAACGAACTTTCAGATCAAATTTCAAAAGGATAA
- a CDS encoding LemA family protein translates to MKKWLIPVIVIVVLGIIVYSMTAGVNNTGVELEENAKEAWSNVESSYQRRNDLIGNLVQTVQGAADFERGTLTDVIEARAKATSVNVDASNLSASQIQQFQQAQTGLSSALSKLLVSVERYPDIKANQNFLQLQSQIEGTENRINVARDRYNAAVTDFNTYIRKFPNNIFAGMFGFERMERYQADAGAEQAPDVEFDFK, encoded by the coding sequence ATGAAAAAGTGGTTAATCCCAGTTATAGTAATCGTAGTCCTAGGAATAATAGTTTATAGCATGACTGCCGGAGTAAACAATACTGGAGTAGAATTAGAAGAAAATGCAAAAGAAGCATGGTCTAATGTAGAAAGTTCCTATCAACGAAGAAATGATCTTATTGGCAACCTGGTACAAACGGTTCAGGGTGCAGCCGATTTTGAGCGTGGAACTTTGACAGATGTGATTGAGGCTCGTGCCAAAGCGACTTCCGTAAATGTTGATGCTTCTAATTTAAGTGCCTCTCAAATTCAACAATTTCAACAGGCACAAACAGGATTATCTTCAGCTTTATCAAAATTACTGGTAAGTGTTGAGCGTTATCCAGATATCAAGGCAAATCAAAATTTCTTACAATTACAGTCCCAAATTGAAGGAACCGAAAATAGAATTAATGTTGCCAGAGATCGTTATAACGCAGCAGTAACTGATTTTAACACTTATATTCGAAAATTTCCAAACAATATTTTTGCAGGGATGTTTGGCTTTGAGCGCATGGAGAGATATCAAGCCGATGCCGGTGCAGAACAGGCTCCTGATGTAGAATTCGATTTTAAATAA
- a CDS encoding MerR family transcriptional regulator → MQVELPEKRYYSIGEVAKAFKVNTSLIRFWEKEFDVIKPKKNAKGNRKFTPEDIKNLELIYHLVKERGFTLEGAKTHLKEEKQKTLSNFDIVRKLEKIKTSLINIKNQL, encoded by the coding sequence ATGCAAGTTGAACTGCCCGAAAAAAGATACTACAGCATTGGCGAAGTCGCCAAAGCCTTCAAGGTAAACACTTCTTTAATTAGATTTTGGGAGAAAGAATTTGATGTTATTAAACCCAAGAAAAACGCCAAAGGAAACCGTAAATTCACCCCAGAAGATATTAAAAATTTAGAGCTTATTTATCATCTGGTAAAAGAACGTGGTTTTACCCTGGAGGGTGCTAAAACCCATCTTAAAGAAGAAAAGCAAAAAACACTGAGCAATTTTGATATTGTTCGTAAATTAGAGAAAATAAAAACAAGCCTAATCAACATCAAAAATCAATTATAG
- a CDS encoding M23 family metallopeptidase — protein MSKVKYYYDSETLSYKKIERKKGRRFGIVLLSIFGSFLAGFLLLVVYLNIPQIETPKEKALKRELQNMQLQYGLLNKKMNQIQNVLGNIEDRDNNIYRLYFEANPIPEETRKAGFGGINRYKDLEGFDNSKLIIETSKRMDILTKQLVVQSKSLDEIAELAKEKEDLLAAIPAIQPVKNEDLTRIASGYGWRTDPFTKVRKFHFGMDFTAPRGTPVYASGDGQVTRADNHSTGYGNHIRIDHGYGYVSLYAHLYKYNVRKGQKVKRGDIIGFVGSTGRSEAPHLHYEIFKDDEHINPINFYYGNLSPEEFDEVLKKAQQENQSLD, from the coding sequence ATGTCGAAGGTTAAATATTATTACGATAGCGAGACGCTTTCTTACAAAAAAATCGAACGAAAAAAAGGTCGAAGATTTGGTATTGTATTGCTTAGCATCTTCGGAAGTTTTCTTGCCGGTTTCCTTTTACTGGTTGTTTATCTTAACATTCCACAGATCGAAACCCCCAAAGAAAAGGCTCTTAAACGAGAACTGCAAAATATGCAATTGCAATATGGCCTGCTCAATAAAAAAATGAACCAGATACAGAATGTACTGGGAAATATCGAAGATCGCGATAACAATATTTACCGCTTATATTTTGAAGCCAACCCCATCCCGGAAGAAACACGCAAAGCCGGATTTGGTGGGATAAACCGCTATAAAGACCTGGAAGGTTTTGATAATTCTAAATTGATTATTGAAACCAGTAAAAGAATGGATATTCTTACCAAACAATTGGTGGTACAGTCCAAATCTTTAGATGAAATTGCCGAACTAGCTAAAGAAAAAGAAGATCTTTTAGCGGCCATTCCGGCCATTCAGCCTGTAAAAAACGAAGACCTTACACGTATTGCCTCGGGTTATGGTTGGAGAACCGATCCCTTTACAAAAGTTCGAAAATTCCATTTTGGAATGGACTTTACCGCACCCAGAGGTACCCCGGTATATGCCAGCGGTGACGGGCAGGTCACCAGAGCTGATAATCACAGTACTGGTTATGGAAATCATATACGCATAGACCATGGTTACGGCTATGTAAGTCTTTATGCCCATTTATATAAGTACAACGTAAGAAAAGGACAAAAAGTAAAACGCGGTGATATTATTGGTTTTGTAGGAAGCACAGGCAGATCTGAAGCCCCCCATTTGCACTATGAAATCTTTAAAGACGATGAGCATATAAATCCTATTAATTTTTATTACGGAAATCTTTCTCCGGAAGAATTTGACGAGGTGCTTAAAAAAGCACAACAAGAAAACCAATCTTTGGATTAA
- the alaS gene encoding alanine--tRNA ligase has translation MKSQEIRKSFLEFFQGKSHSIVPSAPMVLKDDPSLMFTNAGMVQFKEFFLGNSVPKNTRVTDSQKCLRVSGKHNDLEEVGHDTYHHTMFEMLGNWSFGDYFKEEAINWAWELLTHKFKIDKDSLYVSVFEGSEEDGVGLDTEALEIWKKIVPEDRIIYGNKKDNFWEMGDQGPCGPCSEIHVDIRSPEEKAEKPGKELVNADHPQVVEIWNLVFMQFNRKADGSLEELPAKHIDTGMGFERLCMVMQGKQSNYDTDVFTPLITEIEKITNSSYGTSEETNIAIRVIADHVRAVAFSIADGQLPSNTGAGYVIRRILRRAIRYGFTFLNTKEPFIYKLVDCTKSQMGEAFPELVKQQQLIENVIKEEELSFLRTLEQGLVMLENIVTQSKDKEISGVKAFELYDTFGFPIDLTALILKEKGYSLNIAEFEAELKKQKERSRAATQVSSGDWEEINEVDEDAFVGYDQLETQVKIAKYRKVETKKQGTLYQIVFTKTPFYPEGGGQVGDKGYLTSGEEKISIIDTKKESNQIIHFAKKLPQNISGSFTAVVDASARTKTAANHTATHLLHQALRHILGTHVEQKGSMVQPNYMRFDFSHFSKLSSEEIEKVEQFVNDRIQEGLQLEEQRNIAYQHALDQGAIALFGEKYGDSVRAIRFGESMELCGGTHVKNTADIWYFKITGESAVASGIRRIEAITGDAVKEYFTKQTELLEEVQGLLKNAKDPVKAISGLQDENADLKKQVEALLKDKTKNLKSEIKNEIQEINGIQFLAKKVDLDAGGIKDLAFQLGGEIDDLFLLFGTEQKGKALLSCYISKELVETKDLNAGTIVRELGKYIQGGGGGQPFFATAGGKNPAGIPEALKEAKKYIE, from the coding sequence ATGAAATCTCAGGAAATTCGTAAAAGTTTTTTAGAATTTTTTCAAGGAAAATCACACAGCATTGTACCATCGGCGCCAATGGTTCTTAAGGACGATCCAAGCCTGATGTTTACTAATGCAGGAATGGTGCAGTTTAAAGAGTTTTTTCTGGGGAATTCTGTACCCAAAAATACCAGGGTAACCGATTCTCAAAAATGTCTTCGCGTTAGTGGAAAACATAATGATTTAGAAGAAGTGGGGCACGATACCTATCATCATACGATGTTTGAGATGTTAGGAAACTGGAGTTTTGGTGACTATTTTAAAGAAGAGGCTATTAACTGGGCCTGGGAATTATTGACCCACAAGTTTAAAATCGATAAGGATAGTCTTTATGTTTCGGTTTTTGAAGGGAGCGAGGAAGATGGCGTAGGTTTAGATACCGAAGCTTTAGAAATTTGGAAAAAGATTGTTCCTGAAGACCGAATTATCTACGGAAATAAAAAAGATAACTTTTGGGAAATGGGTGATCAGGGACCCTGTGGGCCTTGTTCAGAAATTCATGTAGACATCCGTTCTCCCGAAGAAAAAGCGGAAAAGCCTGGAAAAGAACTGGTCAATGCAGATCATCCTCAGGTAGTAGAGATCTGGAATCTGGTTTTTATGCAATTTAACCGTAAAGCAGATGGCTCCTTAGAAGAATTACCGGCCAAGCATATTGATACCGGGATGGGGTTTGAGCGTTTATGTATGGTAATGCAGGGTAAACAATCCAATTATGATACCGATGTTTTTACACCGCTTATTACTGAAATTGAAAAAATTACCAACTCATCTTATGGTACCTCTGAAGAAACCAATATTGCCATTCGGGTAATTGCAGATCATGTTCGGGCAGTTGCCTTTAGTATTGCAGATGGGCAATTACCAAGTAATACGGGTGCGGGTTACGTAATTCGTAGAATTTTACGTCGCGCTATACGATATGGTTTTACTTTTTTAAATACCAAAGAGCCTTTTATCTATAAATTAGTAGATTGTACGAAGTCTCAAATGGGAGAAGCTTTTCCAGAGTTGGTAAAACAACAGCAGCTTATCGAAAATGTAATTAAAGAAGAAGAGCTTTCGTTTCTTCGAACTTTAGAGCAGGGATTGGTGATGTTAGAAAATATAGTGACCCAATCTAAAGATAAAGAGATTTCTGGCGTAAAAGCATTTGAACTATATGATACTTTTGGTTTTCCTATCGATCTAACTGCGCTTATTTTAAAAGAAAAAGGCTATAGCCTAAATATTGCTGAATTTGAAGCTGAACTTAAAAAGCAAAAAGAACGTTCCAGGGCAGCTACACAGGTAAGCTCTGGTGATTGGGAAGAAATTAATGAGGTTGATGAAGATGCTTTTGTAGGTTACGATCAATTAGAAACCCAGGTTAAAATTGCTAAATACCGTAAGGTAGAAACAAAAAAACAAGGAACACTTTATCAGATCGTTTTTACTAAAACTCCTTTTTATCCGGAAGGTGGCGGACAGGTAGGTGATAAGGGGTATTTAACATCTGGAGAAGAGAAAATTAGTATTATCGATACTAAAAAGGAAAGCAACCAGATTATCCATTTTGCAAAGAAATTACCACAAAATATTTCTGGCAGCTTTACTGCGGTGGTAGACGCTTCAGCACGAACAAAAACAGCGGCTAATCATACGGCTACGCATTTGTTGCATCAGGCATTACGGCATATTTTAGGAACGCATGTAGAGCAAAAGGGTTCTATGGTGCAGCCTAATTATATGCGATTCGATTTTAGTCATTTTAGTAAGCTTTCTTCTGAAGAAATAGAAAAAGTAGAGCAGTTTGTAAATGACAGGATTCAGGAAGGTTTACAATTAGAAGAACAACGAAATATTGCCTATCAGCATGCTTTAGATCAGGGTGCTATTGCACTTTTTGGTGAAAAGTATGGGGATAGCGTGCGTGCCATCCGTTTTGGGGAATCCATGGAACTTTGTGGGGGTACACATGTTAAAAACACTGCCGATATCTGGTATTTTAAAATTACCGGGGAAAGTGCAGTTGCTTCAGGGATTCGCAGAATCGAAGCGATTACCGGTGATGCGGTAAAAGAATATTTTACGAAGCAAACCGAACTTTTAGAAGAAGTGCAAGGTTTGTTGAAAAATGCCAAAGATCCGGTAAAAGCAATTTCAGGATTACAGGACGAAAATGCTGATCTAAAAAAGCAGGTAGAAGCTTTATTAAAAGACAAAACCAAAAACCTGAAATCTGAGATCAAAAATGAAATTCAGGAAATTAACGGAATTCAGTTTTTAGCAAAAAAGGTAGATTTAGACGCTGGCGGAATCAAAGATTTGGCTTTTCAATTAGGAGGCGAAATCGATGATTTATTCCTTCTTTTTGGAACCGAACAAAAAGGAAAAGCTTTACTTTCCTGCTATATCTCTAAAGAACTGGTAGAAACTAAGGATTTAAATGCAGGTACCATAGTTCGTGAGCTGGGTAAATATATCCAGGGAGGTGGCGGTGGCCAGCCATTCTTCGCGACTGCAGGGGGTAAAAATCCGGCAGGAATCCCAGAGGCTTTAAAGGAAGCTAAAAAATATATCGAATAA
- a CDS encoding GSCFA domain-containing protein — protein MDFRTIVPVSNQSPKINYDANIALFGSCFVENIGDKLQYFKFNALQNPFGIIFHPVALRNLFQRIDENYIYSERDVFQLNDLYSCFDVHSQMNHPDRALMISRLNNSLETTRSFLQESSHVIITLGTAWGYILNQDERLVANCHKVAQSNFTKKIFSSEEIKKSLAEICNIIWKLNKDVKIIFTVSPVRHLKDGFVENQLSKANLITALHEYRKELKLKFDKKTKYFPSYEIVMDELRDYRFYDKDMIHLSEIGIDYIWGRFKESWIAPEVFSIMKEVNSIQKGLEHRPFNEDSPQHREFLEKLSLRIEKLQVKIPSIKF, from the coding sequence ATGGATTTTAGAACAATCGTCCCGGTTAGCAATCAATCTCCAAAAATCAACTACGATGCTAATATCGCACTTTTTGGGTCGTGCTTTGTGGAAAATATAGGGGATAAACTGCAGTATTTTAAGTTTAATGCGTTGCAAAATCCCTTTGGGATTATCTTTCACCCTGTTGCCCTACGAAATCTCTTTCAGAGAATTGATGAAAATTATATATATTCCGAGCGGGATGTTTTTCAATTAAACGACTTGTATTCGTGTTTTGATGTCCATTCGCAAATGAATCATCCAGATCGAGCATTAATGATTAGTAGGTTAAATAATTCCTTAGAGACAACGCGTTCATTTTTGCAGGAAAGTTCTCATGTAATCATCACATTGGGAACGGCATGGGGATATATTTTAAATCAGGATGAGCGTTTGGTAGCGAATTGCCATAAAGTCGCGCAATCTAATTTTACTAAAAAGATTTTTTCTTCAGAAGAGATTAAGAAAAGTCTTGCTGAAATATGCAATATCATCTGGAAGCTTAATAAGGACGTTAAAATTATTTTCACGGTTTCACCGGTACGACATTTAAAAGACGGTTTTGTAGAAAATCAGTTAAGTAAGGCAAATCTTATCACGGCTTTACACGAATACCGAAAAGAATTAAAGTTGAAATTCGATAAAAAAACAAAATATTTTCCCAGCTATGAAATTGTAATGGACGAGCTTAGAGATTATCGGTTTTATGATAAGGATATGATTCATCTTTCAGAAATTGGCATAGATTATATTTGGGGAAGGTTTAAAGAAAGTTGGATAGCGCCTGAAGTTTTCTCGATAATGAAGGAGGTGAATAGCATCCAGAAAGGATTAGAGCATAGGCCATTTAATGAAGATAGCCCACAACACCGCGAATTTCTTGAGAAGTTAAGTCTTAGAATTGAAAAATTACAAGTGAAAATCCCTTCTATAAAATTTTGA
- a CDS encoding DUF4230 domain-containing protein, which yields MKRFLLGAAVVLLTVVGVRYCENRQSEREQLAQNSQLIQEQIKNVGKLVVTEGNFSQVWSYKDSKKFYLDVFSARKKALIVVNAKVTVSYDLSKLETEIDKENKRVIIKSIPKEELNIYPDIQYYDVTQDYLNQFEASDYNTIKKKVTASIKKKVEASSIKSNAQNRLISELSKIYILTNSMGWTLEYNDMPVNSQNDFSDIKL from the coding sequence ATGAAAAGGTTCCTGCTGGGTGCTGCTGTAGTTTTGTTAACTGTTGTTGGAGTGCGATATTGTGAAAATCGACAAAGTGAACGCGAACAATTAGCACAAAATTCTCAGCTTATCCAGGAACAGATCAAAAATGTAGGGAAGTTGGTAGTTACTGAAGGTAATTTTTCTCAGGTTTGGTCGTATAAAGATTCTAAAAAGTTTTATCTGGATGTTTTTTCAGCAAGAAAAAAAGCGCTTATCGTCGTGAATGCAAAAGTGACGGTAAGTTATGATCTTAGTAAGTTAGAGACTGAAATCGACAAGGAAAATAAGCGGGTTATCATTAAAAGTATTCCAAAAGAAGAACTTAATATTTATCCTGACATTCAATATTACGATGTTACACAAGATTACCTTAATCAATTTGAAGCGTCAGATTATAATACCATAAAAAAGAAAGTTACGGCTTCTATAAAGAAAAAAGTAGAAGCATCCAGTATTAAATCGAATGCACAAAACCGCTTAATTAGTGAGCTTTCTAAAATCTATATTCTTACCAATAGCATGGGCTGGACCTTGGAATATAATGACATGCCGGTAAACTCTCAAAATGATTTTAGCGATATTAAGCTTTAA